ACTGATCAATGAACTTTCTGGTCTGCTTAGGAAGCAGACGATGACGAGAGACGACGAGGTGTTGACGTCGGCCAAGATGGAGCCCAGCACCCTGCAGTGGCCTGGAGGGGGACAGACAGGGGGACAGACAGGGGGACAGACAGGTAAAGGGGATAGGATGAGTGAGGTGGACAGttggacagagagtgagagagagctgatggcagagggggaaaggaggggGGTCGGACAGGTAGGGGCACGTGAAGTTGAGGGGGTGGGGTTAGTTGGTGAGTGGGAGGAGTTGAGGAAAGAGTGGGTGGAGCCTGTAGAAAACCACCTTCCAGagagagctgctcaggtgttcaACCCTGCGGTGaccgtcctcccctccccctcgtcACCCAGAAACAATGAGGCATTCTGGGACATGGAGTCAGAGAAGAGTCCCTTCCTGGGTCCCAGAGGAGTGCCCCAGGACTACAACCAAGATGGCTACCACTATGAGTGGACCGAAGACCCGCCTTCTGCCAGATGTAAATGCAACCTTTCCTCACCTGTTTGTCTCACCTCTCAACCCCTCTCTCAGGTTGGCGGGATttaacctgtctctctctctctctctctcaggtgggCGGGGCTGTCCCACCAGAGATATCCTGAAGGTGGGCGTATCCCTGGTTACCTCAGCgctcttcttccccttcctgtTGTGGGGAGGATTTGTGTTCCTGCCGTTTGACGCCCCCCTGCTGGACGGTGCCCCCCTGAGGCTCATCTACACGCTGCGCTGCTCTGTATTCGCTGCCACGCCCGTCGTCCTCGGTGAGTTAGACACAGTCAACTGACATCAGCTGTCTCACCTGTTTGTCTTTCAACTGTCTGTCCTATCTgacccgtctgtctctgtctcacctgtttgtctctgtttcaccagtttgtctcacctgtctgtatgtctgacttgtctgtctgtctgatctgtctttcacctgtctatctctgtctcccacctgtttctgtctcacctgtctgtctctcaggttgGCTGGTCCTGGGCGTCACTCGACTGCGTTCAGGTGTGTTGAGGCCTCAGTttgaggaggtgaaggaggcggAGCTTCACAAGGTCACCGTCCACCGTCGCTTtgtctctgactcctcctccctgttcctGATCTACTTCCTGCAGCTGGTTGTCATGGCGATGTACCTGAGCCAAGAGCACCTGAAGCTCGTGCCCCTGCTGACCGTCGTCTTCGCCTTCGGACGGTGAGATTTAAAGATACgctttgaaacgactcaaagGTGCGTTTGTTTTGCATCTCCAGGTCGATTTAAAGTTTGAACTCAAGGTGCGTTTGTTTTGCGTTTGCAGGTTGGTTTACTGGGTGGCCGCAGCTTTTGGAAGCAGCATCCGAGGTTTTGGTTTTGGCCTCTCTTTCCTGCCAAGTCTCGCCATGATGGTCGCCAATGTCTACTTCATCATTACGGTGGAGGCGGCAGGGAGCGTCTTCAGCCTCCTGCCTCCTGGGGAGGTGCTGACTCCACCCGCCGGCAGACAGAGGTTCTGGGGATGAGAgctgatcactgatcaataacTCCTGTCTGCCCATGTTTTTTtgactttatatttttatgaacTGAGTAGAAATAGTTGTTTATAAAAGTCCCGCCCACTTTGTGTATAACCCCGCCCTCTGGGATCTGATTGTTAAATCGTTTTATGATGGTTAAATATTTGAcgtttcacaataaaagaatgaaaaccaTAATTTCCTGCGTGGACAGTTTGTCAGTATTGATTTTTGATCAATGTATTAGCCCCACCCACAATCTGAAACCCctaaatatgataataataataatgatcatatccatctatcatctgtGGAGCGAGAGGTAGGGTTCATCCTGGTCGCAATCCAATCACAGGACGAGAATATGatgattatataataatattaataataatataaatcatGCATAATGCTGAAAATCAGTAAGGTCAGTTTAACTATCGACTCTTCAGCTAATGGAACTTTTAAATGAGTCtgatttttaatgcaaaaagaggagaaggaaaagaggaggaggaggacgcggaggtgaagaagagaggaggaagaagaaagaacaaaggaggaggccgaggaggtgaagagaagaggacgagagggaggatgaagagaggaggaggtgaagagaagacgagaggaggaagaagaggaggaagagaggaggacgaggaggttaagaagagaagaagaaaggagcatgagaggaagaagaaaggaggatgatgaagaggtgaagaagagaagagaggaggaagaagaaaggaggatgatgaagaggtgaagaagagaagagaggaggaagacgaaaggaggatgaggacgaggagttgaggaagagaagaagatgaggaggaagaagagaagaggacgatgaggaggtgaagaagagtagaagaaaggaggagaggaagaggacgagaggaggaggaagagaggaagaattaaggaggaggacgaggaggtgaagaagagaacagaggaggtgaagaatcgaggaggagaggtggaggaggtgaaaaagagaagaagagaggaagaggaggaggtggagaagagaagagaggaggaggtgaagaagagaggaggtgaagaagagaagagaggatgtctgaactggtctgaaactgttttattgttaaacaaatcattttacaaaaacaataaatagtttTGAGTTtgatatttacagtttttacatGGACAGTTAACACATCAAGTCAGCTCTCCTCATCATTGGCTGCTGCAGGCTCAGTGGGAGGAGCCTCGTCCTCGGAGCTGGTCTGACGAGCCGCCGTCCGAAACAAACGCATCAGATCACGAAACCTTCGAGACACCTTGAGAATCGTGGGACAGAACAAGACTGAAGAGTCTTCTGGTGATGTCATGTTCATGCATCACTGtaatgatgacatcaccacatatcagaaggacacacacacacacacacacacacaatgtacaaaCTCGACTCCTCCCCCTCTACAGATGTTTAcaccagagccgttgagagGGAGAGTAGTGACAACCGaagtcacgtgactcatgtcgACTTCAGATAGTTCAGAACTGTGATCTTTGGTCATTAGTcgtcaataaatgtatcaatttaCAGTAAAGCAGAGCGACATGCCGATGTGCTAGTTagtcaatagtttttttttaatcataaataaatcataatcacTAGGATGTTGATTagattcagatgtgctgataatatacaatctgattattgatTCATTCTTCAGGAAGTGTTGAGAGGCttcattggagtgaacggagttgttGCGACTCTCTCTTTCAGCGGCTCTGGTTCACACATCTTCTCATTATCATGCGTCAGTGTTTCTAATCTGGACCAGGAAGAACAGATTTTGGGTCTCAGTGTGAacttcctggttaaataaaaagAGCAAATCACCTCACTGGGAGACTTGTTACCAAGCAGAGTAGATATGGCCTGGAACGTGTTCTGATTGGCTCCTTCCTGCTGACACATGGTCAGGATGACTCGATCTGCTTCTCTGTAAAACAACGACATGCAGTcaggtcctgctgctgcttctcctcgggaggaggagcagcagcaggaggaggaggaggaagaggagtaccTGGTCCACAGGATGACTTTCTCTCCACTGGCTGTCAGAGAAATGTTCTTAGCACAGACGGGGAggtcaggaggagcagaggaggagggaggaggagcagaggagagaagagcagaggagggaggaggagcagaggagggaggagcagaagaggagggaggaggagcagaggagagaagagcagaggagggaggaggagcagaggagggaggagcagaggaggagggaggaggagcagaggagagaagagcagaggagggaggaggagcagaggagggaggaggagcagagtaGGGATGAATagcagagaagggaggagaagaggagacatgagcagaggagggaggagcagaggagacacaatcagaggagggaggagtagcagaggagagaggagcagaggagacacaatcagaggagggaggagtagcagaggagggaggagcagaggagggaggagtagcagaggagagaggagcagaggagacatgagcagaggagggaggagtagcagaggagggaggagcagaggagacacaatcagaggagggaggagtagcagaggagggaggagcagaggagacacaatcagaggagggaggagtagcagaggagggaggagcagaggagacatgagcagaggagggaggagaagaggagacatgagcagaggagggaggagtagcagaggagggagaactAGAGGAGGGATGAGCAGAAGAGGGAGCagtagaggagggaggagaagaggagagatgagcagaggagggaggagtagcagaggagggaggagcagaggagggatgagcagaagaaggagcagcagaggagggaggagaagaggagagatgagcagaggaaggaggagtagcagagaagggaggagcagagcagagaagaggagcagaggaggagggaggagaagaggagggaagagcagaagagggagcagcagaggagggatgagcagaagagggagcagcagaggagggaggaggagcagagggaaacaAGGAGGCGGGGCTGACAGGAGGGGGGTGTagcccctcctctctcctgctcctcttcaccACTGGGCTGTGCTCATCAGTgttcttcctttcctcctcatcttcatcatcatcatcttcaagctcctcctcctccccctcttcctcctcctcttcatcattcaGACGAAACGAGGCTTC
The sequence above is a segment of the Scophthalmus maximus strain ysfricsl-2021 chromosome 10, ASM2237912v1, whole genome shotgun sequence genome. Coding sequences within it:
- the tmem79b gene encoding transmembrane protein 79 isoform X1, with product MTRDDEVLTSAKMEPSTLQWPGGGQTGGQTGGQTGKGDRMSEVDSWTESERELMAEGERRGVGQVGAREVEGVGLVGEWEELRKEWVEPVENHLPERAAQVFNPAVTVLPSPSSPRNNEAFWDMESEKSPFLGPRGVPQDYNQDGYHYEWTEDPPSARCGRGCPTRDILKVGVSLVTSALFFPFLLWGGFVFLPFDAPLLDGAPLRLIYTLRCSVFAATPVVLGWLVLGVTRLRSGVLRPQFEEVKEAELHKVTVHRRFVSDSSSLFLIYFLQLVVMAMYLSQEHLKLVPLLTVVFAFGRLVYWVAAAFGSSIRGFGFGLSFLPSLAMMVANVYFIITVEAAGSVFSLLPPGEVLTPPAGRQRFWG
- the tmem79b gene encoding transmembrane protein 79 isoform X2; the protein is MESEKSPFLGPRGVPQDYNQDGYHYEWTEDPPSARCGRGCPTRDILKVGVSLVTSALFFPFLLWGGFVFLPFDAPLLDGAPLRLIYTLRCSVFAATPVVLGWLVLGVTRLRSGVLRPQFEEVKEAELHKVTVHRRFVSDSSSLFLIYFLQLVVMAMYLSQEHLKLVPLLTVVFAFGRLVYWVAAAFGSSIRGFGFGLSFLPSLAMMVANVYFIITVEAAGSVFSLLPPGEVLTPPAGRQRFWG